GCCTTAGCAAGGAATTACCACTGCATCTGTCAACACTAGAGGATAGGAGAGCCTACTTTATACATACTAATACAGTGTGGTAGGAGGAGAAAGTGGTAGAGGAAGGAggtagagaggggaagagaaggaagTGGAGAAAAAGGAAgttgaggaggggagagagagggaagagcacGGCAAGTGTGCATCAGGTGTGTATAAGGTTGTCAGAAgtgctaggagaggaggtattGGAAGAGTTGCATCTTCAAGAGTTTTTCGAAGAGAGAGACGAATGCCCCTGCTCTGATGACACTTGGCCGATCGCTCCACCGCCGGGGGACCAGacgtcttatcaagacaaagtTGGCTAATATACTGGCAACCAAGTTGGCTTGTTtttaagacaaatttgcttaaagcactggcagccaaatttCCTTGTTTTCATGATGAGACGTCTTAAAATAACTCTTTTTAAATGGAGTCAAATGATTTAACGAGAAATTGCTAAATTTCTTTatactaaaacaaaacaaactagattTTTTTGTTTATCTTAATAGAAAATGAATAATTCTCATGGTTTTTAGATAACTAGTTTTAGCAATGTGACTGGGCTGCTCTACTGTTACTGAAACCTTCACTGGTAAGATCCTCAGAGGAGACATCCGACAGCCATTAAAGTACGGAAACACTCTttcagtgaaagtgtgtgtgagagtgtgtaggtgggtgttATTATCAGGGTCAGAGAATGACAGCTCTCCTCTGTCCCAGTCCAGCTGCACTCTGATCCTCTGGAGTTTCTGCTTCACTGTGAGGAGAGTGAGGGTCTGTGGTGTAGCACATGCTCCATATATATCATCATTACACCCAACACACCACCATCCACTTGTGGAGGTGTAGTCTCCCTTCCTCTGGAGAGACTCTGTCATCACACCCACACTCCACTGTGTGTTCTCTCCAACCTCCACATCCCAGCAGTGAGTCCCTGAGTTAAAGCCCTCAGAGCCCAGGGCACTGGCAAAGTGATCAAATCTCTCTGGGTTATCAGGAAGCTGCTGCCTCTCATCACCCCATTTCACACTGGTCAGATCCTCAGACAGGATGAGATTGGATTTTGCAGTGTTGGGATCCAGAGTCacaggagctgcagagagaaagaacacagaGATTTGTGATGAGAATGTGACTCGTTATCAATAGGGCTGTTTGATTCAGAAACAATACATTTGAATACATAACGTTTAGGTGTGATTCGAtttgatgtgatacatgtgtaGCTCTGGAAAATTATAAATAATTAAATGTCAATCAGTGTTGCACCGtcttttcaaattcaaatacaTGTAGTACATGTATATGAGTACATGAGTATATGATACATATAACCATAAAATCAGTAATCCAATGTTTACATAACTCACTTCATGAGAGTGGATGGTTCTTACCTGCAGtaatgtgatgtcatcagctccAATCTCTTCTTCCATGGCTCTgattgtgtatgaaagagataagatctctctgctcatcttctcaatcttctccttcatcatctgactcttctgctcctcttcctccctcagtgcAGCTATCCTGGCTGCCTCTTCATCTCGTAGAAACTGGTGAAGCTTCACAAACTCCTCCTTGATCTGCTTCTCTGTGTGATGGGCCTGAGTCTAGATCAAATCAATTTATGTTCATTCATTGCTCcagtgcactgtcactttaagaagagTCTCAATGGTTCTTATAAGGCCCTTTTGCCAGCTCTTGGTAGAGTCTCTTGCTCAACAGTCTCACCAATTCTAGCCTTGTTTGATTGCACCACATTGATATcacaatattaagttaataCAAGCACCCTTCACTCGttgctttggaaatggaagCATGTAATGTAGGAAGCtttacatttctgtttgcaattaaatgagAATTTTGAGCCTGGTAGCCACTTAGC
The sequence above is a segment of the Alosa sapidissima isolate fAloSap1 chromosome 2, fAloSap1.pri, whole genome shotgun sequence genome. Coding sequences within it:
- the LOC121697184 gene encoding zinc-binding protein A33-like; amino-acid sequence: MASKHEEDLTCPVCCDIFKDPVILSCAHSVCKACLQQFWESKGSRECPYCRRKCSKDLYPPSKALRNLCETFLQERSQRASAGSEVLCSLHSEKLKLFCLDDKQPVCLVCRDSKNHTGHKFHPIDEATLDCKEELKIKLQLLLENKKTLEEAKVTCDKTAKHIKTQAHHTEKQIKEEFVKLHQFLRDEEAARIAALREEEEQKSQMMKEKIEKMSREILSLSYTIRAMEEEIGADDITLLQSYTSPVTLDPNTAKSNLILSEDLTSVKWGDERQQLPDNPERFDHFASALGSEGFNSGTHCWDVEVGENTQWSVGVMTESLQRKGDYTSTSGWWCVGCNDDIYGACATPQTLTLLTVKQKLQRIRVQLDWDRGELSFSDPDNNTHLHTLTHTFTERVFPYFNGCRMSPLRILPVKVSVTVEQPSHIAKTSYLKTMRIIHFLLR